Proteins encoded together in one Drosophila albomicans strain 15112-1751.03 chromosome 2R, ASM965048v2, whole genome shotgun sequence window:
- the LOC117573361 gene encoding uncharacterized protein LOC117573361, protein MRCTLIAVYVLLGLCLTNALDSRAFKYCDDTNKSCVTRKYGSTIPMRIYECLSEFSMLRCTKLFVLQKLEERKQLPQSGNLTKDFMDQFFGEETQLGSLIGEKYRQMSEKELNQRLVKNFQRFFKHRDIKLHFLPGMLVKIVPSKENKLKFTLKKAMKSRMGRARRRDTEEMQLNIMNLPSMSGAPSGTGTSASVENYEPEAEGDSKQQGLGAVHGGDSAGGGGMLNKRKKKQSYKMTMLQVAVPILVLPIILLGSLLPFILPTLKMATILSLFMNNGAFLAAMLYAYASASATAANQPQHISYGYGSDGFH, encoded by the exons ATGCGCTGTACACTCATTGCAGTTTATGTCCTGCTAGGACTCTGCTTAACAAATGCTCTAGATTcg CGCGCATTTAAATACTGTGATGACACGAACAAAAGCTGCGTGACACGAAAATACGGCTCAACGATTCCCATGCGCATTTATGAATGTCTCAGTGAGTTCAGCATGCTGCGCTGCACGAAACTCTTTGTGCTGCAAAAATTGGAAGAACGCAAACAGTTGCCGCAGTCTGGAAATCTGACAAAGGACTTTATGGATCAGTTCTTTGGCGAGGAAACGCAGCTTGGCAGCTTGATAGGCGAGAAATATCGACAGATGTCTGAGAAGGAGTTGAATCAGCGACTGGTAAAGAATTTCCAACGCTTCTTCAAGCATCGCGACATTAAGCTACACTTCTTGCCCGGCATGCTGGTGAAAATTGTACCCAGCAAGGAGAACAAGCTGAAGTTTACGCTAAAGAAAG CTATGAAATCTCGAATGGGACGTGCTCGACGACGTGATACGGAAGAGATGCAACTGAATATAATGAATCTGCCGTCCATGTCGGGAGCACCCAGCGGCACCGGCACCAGCGCCAGCGTTGAGAACTACGAACCGGAAGCGGAGGGCGACTCCAAGCAACAAGGCTTGGGAGCTGTGCATGGCGGAGACAGTGCTGGAGGCGGTGGAATGCTCAACAAGCGCAAGAAGAAGCAATCGTATAAGATGACAATGCTTCAAGTGGCAGTGCCCATTTTAGTGCTGCCCATTATTCTGCTCGGCAGTCTGCTGCCCTTCATTCTGCCCACGCTGAAGATGGCCACCATTTTGTCGCTGTTCATGAACAATGGCGCCTTTCTGGCCGCCATGCTCTACGCCTATGCTTCCGCCTCCGCCACCGCTGCCAATCAGCCACAACACATTAGCTATGGGTATGGGTCCGATGGTTTTCATTAA
- the LOC117575610 gene encoding LOW QUALITY PROTEIN: protein apnoia (The sequence of the model RefSeq protein was modified relative to this genomic sequence to represent the inferred CDS: inserted 1 base in 1 codon), with protein sequence MAANQKLIFALFGLFXLCDLVLCQQQASNNSNTEADADLAESRTFGHHFMRRISFALVPGAFVVGVITTLLAALTVVSMKGLGVGVILLVLAIGQMLSRALPVHAAAAYAAAPAPVPVVYSHSHTQQPVWLEKEW encoded by the exons ATGGCTGCCAATCAGAAACTCATCTTTGCCCTTTTCGGACTCT TGCTCTGTGATTTGGTTTTGTGCCAGCAGCAGGCGAGCAACAACTCCAACACCGAAGCCGATGCAGATCTGGCTG aGAGCCGCACTTTCGGTCATCATTTCATGCGCCGTATTAGCTTCGCCTTGGTGCCCGGCGCCTTTGTTGTGGGTGTCATTACCACTTTGCTGGCTGCCTTGACGGTTGTCTCCATGAAGGGTCTGGGTGTTGGTGTCATCCTCTTGGTGCTGGCCATCGGTCAGATGCTGTCCCGAGCTCTGCCCGTGCATGCCGCGGCCGCCTATGCGGCTGCTCCGGCTCCCGTTCCCGTTGTCTACTCCCATTCGCACACACAGCAGCCTGTGTGGCTGGAGAAGGAGTGGTAA
- the LOC127565861 gene encoding putative uncharacterized protein DDB_G0290989 has product MSGLVRFLLFSALCATLAHGQDTTEVSNDDSATEAARGLASSYDPEDKQLLKKNSHIYMGIYKNYKSTYLGNKTTNEYRKRLRNRVSAAQLATNEATATEAVEQEQEQQEQEQQQQQEEQAIDDALAQELRNEANAEALMEAQTDTAIYDDNETGSGKKRRKRKRKNRNNNKRGEDNTEQPERDGEDIADIQQYHVGPGLNVSLDMSNDIVRVKLDGENLKEIVSAHWLSTDNSEEGRGKKYDMITKVLPLFILPFLIQSAIVPFLVTKLKLLLVKSILVGKLAIFLLIISAIKNSNKMMQSYEVAPSYWASEPSRRSELAAAASSAAAAAYNGYRVEGKPTTWVN; this is encoded by the exons ATGAGTGGCCTTGTAAGATTCCTATTATTTTCTGCGCTGTGCGCAACACTGGCCCATGGCCAGGACACCACTGAAGTTTCCAACGATGACTCCGCCACGGAGGCAGCACGCGGCCTGGCCAGCAGCTACGATCCGGAGGATAAGCAATTGCTGAAGAAGAACTCACACATCTACATGGGCATCTACAAGAACTACAAAAGCACCTATCTGGGCAACAAGACGACCAATGAGTACAGGAAGCGATTGCGGAATCGCGTGAGTGCCGCTCAGTTGGCCACCAATGAGGCAACTGCCACCGAGGCTGtcgagcaagagcaagagcaacaggagcaggagcagcagcagcagcaggaagagCAGGCAATCGATGATGCACTGGCGCAAGAGTTGCGTAACGAAGCCAACGCCGAGGCGCTGATGGAGGCTCAAACCGATACGGCCATCTACGATGACAATGAGACTGGATCGGGCAAGAAGCGACGCAAGCGTAAACGCAAGAAtcgcaataacaacaagcgTGGCGAAGACAACACTGAGCAGCCGGAAAGAGATGGAGAGGACATTGCAGACATACAACAATATCATGTGGGACCTGGTCTAAATGTCAGTCTGGACATGAGCAACGACATTGTGCGTGTCAAGTTGGATGGCGAAAATCTGAAAGAGATTGTTAGTGCCCATTGGCTGAGCACAGACAACAGCGAGGAAG gTCGAGGCAAGAAGTACGATATGATCACCAAAGTGCTGCCGCTCTTCATACTGCCCTTCCTCATCCAGTCGGCGATTGTTCCGTTTCTGGTGACCAAACTAAAGCTGTTGCTGGTCAAGTCGATACTCGTTGGCAAGCTGGCGATATTCCTCTTGATCATTTCGGCCatcaagaacagcaacaaaatgatgCAATCCTATGAGGTGGCACCTTCATACTGGGCCAGCGAGCCAAGCAGAAGATCCGAACTGGCGGCAGCCGCCTCATCAGCTGCCGCAGCTGCCTACAATGGCTATCGGGTGGAGGGCAAGCCAACAACTTGGGTCAATTGA
- the LOC127565979 gene encoding wnt inhibitor of Dorsal protein — MFYTLQILLSLASMTMSAHVADPGSYYRYSTQFQAPLSWDSLIASSLERAIESCQQSFKWQRWNCPSVDFIKRRTAPSEALKLNREDVYVASIAMASIVHTLTTDCANGVIAGCGCKDTPCAHEPAKALQLYEQHFGLGVGAIAHNQRVVGALLEQSMEQECHCKRQDAQGKCLEEQCVQVLKPFDIVAQELQQMYDDAIQLDGTTSNLKIMWQNIPLDSLVYMEDSPNYCEPEASGRWPGTRGRQCSKTGGNSMEERLSCQQLCRVCGFRVRSQHVRHERRCNCKLVWGFRLQCDVCVQLERQYSCY, encoded by the coding sequence ATGTTCTACACACTTCAAATTCTACTGAGCTTGGCCAGCATGACGATGTCAGCTCATGTTGCGGATCCTGGAAGTTACTATCGCTACAGCACACAGTTTCAGGCGCCTCTATCCTGGGACTCCCTCATTGCCAGCAGTCTAGAGCGAGCCATCGAAAGCTGTCAGCAGAGCTTCAAATGGCAACGTTGGAATTGCCCTAGCGTGGACTTCATCAAGCGACGCACTGCACCCAGCGAAGCGCTCAAATTGAATCGGGAGGATGTCTATGTGGCCAGCATTGCAATGGCCTCCATTGTGCACACACTGACCACGGACTGTGCCAATGGCGTCATCGCTGGCTGCGGCTGCAAGGATACGCCTTGCGCCCATGAGCCGGCCAAGGCTCTGCAGCTCTATGAGCAGCACTTTGGCCTTGGCGTCGGTGCAATTGCGCACAATCAGCGCGTGGTGGGCGCTCTGCTGGAGCAGTCCATGGAGCAGGAGTGCCATTGTAAGCGGCAAGACGCACAGGGCAAGTGCCTGGAGGAGCAGTGCGTGCAGGTACTGAAGCCTTTCGACATAGTGGCCCAGGAGTTGCAGCAGATGTACGACGATGCCATACAACTGGACGGCACCACCAGCAATCTCAAGATCATGTGGCAAAACATTCCACTCGACTCGCTCGTCTACATGGAGGACTCACCCAACTACTGCGAGCCCGAAGCCAGCGGTCGCTGGCCAGGCACACGCGGACGCCAGTGCTCCAAGACTGGTGGCAACTCGATGGAGGAGCGTCTCTCCTGCCAGCAGCTGTGCCGCGTCTGCGGCTTCCGTGTGCGATCTCAGCATGTTCGCCACGAGCGCAGATGCAACTGTAAGCTGGTCTGGGGATTTCGATTGCAGTGCGATGTTTGCGTGCAACTAGAGCGCCAATACAGTTGCTACTAG